A window of Pseudomonas alcaliphila JAB1 genomic DNA:
AACTCGGTACTGGTGTTCGATCTGGAACTGATCGGCATCAAGGATCAGGCAGCCGAGCCGACCGAGCAGTAACACTCGGTACTCGTTTACAACGCCCCGTCTTGACGGGGCGTTGTCGTTTCTGGGGGGTGTAAGCAGGGATGTGGAGGTCAGGGTGTTACGCTTATGCACATCATGGGAAACATTCCTAACAAGTCTGAGCTACAGCTGAGTCGCGCTCGTGTCAATCAGCAACTTGTTGATTTTCATGGATTTTATATGCTGTATAAAAAATATCCGATCTAAGCCCAGGCCCCATGCCACGGGGCTTTGATAAGCTTGTCGAAAGACTTTGCACAGATTTATCCACAGCTTCGGTGGATAAGCGAGGCAAGCCCTGATACTGCCTGGCTTGCCGAGGAGGCCGAATGAAAACACCGTGGAAACTGACGCGTTACCTGCCGCTGGCTGCCCGCTTCCTGCGTGAAGGCCGGTTGCCGGAGTTGCTCCGCGCGCTGGCTGACAAGCGCACACCACAAGGCCAACGCTTCGCCGCTCTCAAAGAGGACCTGCAACTGCTGCGTGCACTCAGTCTGGCCTGGTTCAAGGGAGAGTACCGGCAGATCAGCAGTCAGGCGCTGTTGATGGTGGTGGCTGCGCTGCTGTACTTCATTACCCCCTTCGATGCCATTCCCGACTGGCTGGTCGGCGTTGGCTTCGTCGATGACCTGGCCGTGCTGGCCTGGATAATGCGCACCTGGCATGGCGAGCTCGAAGCCTTCAGGGCTTGGCGCGACAGACAAAGCCCGGAGCGCCTGGCGCTGATCGAGCACCTGCCGGCAGCGGAGCGGGTCGATCCGCTGCATTCCTGATGATTTGTTGGGCCAGGGCGAGCACCGCATCTTGCTACCTTGGCAGCATGGATCACGCCCCAGGCGGCAGACGCCTGTTAAGATGGCCGCACGCAAGGAAGGGGTCGAGGCTGTCGGCCCTGCTTTCCAACGGAGAGACTCATGAGTGTGCAAATCATTGCCCGTGACGGCGAGCCGGAATATGCGGTGCTGCCCTGGGCCGATTATCAGGCCTTGTTGCAAGCCGCGGGTCGCCAGGACGTTGCCGCGGCCGTTGCGCCTTCGCCAACGCCTACAGCCAATCGCGCGCCTCTCGCGCAATTGCAAACGTTACGCGAAGCCAAGGGCCTGAGCCCGGAAGCGCTGGCTCGCAGCGTCGGCATCAGCCCTCATTATCTAGCCATGATCGAAAGTGGCGAACGTCAACCCGACGCTGCCATTCTGCGTTCGCTGGCCTGGGAACTGGGGCTGGAGGGCTGGTCTTGAGCGTGCGTATCAGTCGCCAACACTGGCAGGCATTGCTGGCCGAGCTGGACGACGCCCGTCGTCAGCGCCACCTACTCACCTACCGGGCACTGATCGAACGTCTCGATCTGCCGGCACCAGCCATGCAGACCCTGACCGCCGCACTGGAGCACTTGGCTGCACTGGATGCGCGCGCCGAACGACCGCTGCGCAGCGCTCTGGTGATCAGCCAGGGCGCCAGTCGCCTGCCACGTACCGGATTCTTCGACTGCGTGACGAGCCTGGGACGCTTCAGTGGCGCTTCCGATGGTGTGGCAGCTGCATCCTGGCACGCTGCCGAGGTGGTCAGGGTGTTCGAGTTCGACTACCCCGCCGATGTCTAGGTTGCTCTGGCAGGTACGCGCACGCCTTGGCTACTGGCTGGCCCGGCGTCTGTTTCACTGGCCCGCGGCGCTGCGTCAGCCACGTGTGTGGCAATGGATGCAGGGCCAGTACGGGCGCATGGCCAATCTCGGCGATCGCTCGGCACAGAGCTTTTACGGCCATATTCTGCTGTTCAGGGGGCAGGGCCTGGGTGCGCGTGAGGAAGGGCTGAGGTTGTTGCGCCTGGCCGCCAATGGCGGTGACGGCAAGGCCGCCTATCAGTTAGGCGTGCAGGCCCTGCAGGGCGATACCCGGCAGGCACCGGATGCCTCGCAAGCAGTAGGTTGGTGGGAAATGGCGTTGGCTGCCGGCCATCCTCTGGCTGCCAGTCGTCTGAGTCAGCTCTATCGCGACGGTGCTCCCGGGCTGGAAGCAGACCTGCAAGTCGCCGAGCGCTATGCCGCCATGGCAGACGAGGCTACGCGCTCAGGCCGTTGAGCCTTGCAGAATATGCAGGCTGTAGCCAGGCACGGCCTTGGCCTGGCGCTTGGCCTCGGAGGCCAGTTCGGCCAGGCGCGAGGCATCGAGCTGGGCGCAATCTTGCGCTTTTACGTGCACCACGCCGATAGACAGTGACAACAGCGCATATTCCTGGCGCTGGCCGTGGCGGTTGTGGGCAATGAAGCAGCCGGCCTGAAGATGCTCATCGCGGTAAAAGCGTCGGCACTGATTCTGGAAATCCTCGATCAGTTTGCCGAGCTTTTCGCGCCAGTCTGGCGAGCCGAGCACCAGCATGAAGTCGTCGCCGCCGATATGCCCGACGAAGTCGCGGGCCGGATCGACCCGGTCGTTGAGGCATTGCGCCAGGCACAGCAGCACCTCGTCGCCCTTGGCATAGCCGTAGAGGTCGTTGAAAGGTTTGAAGCTGTCGAGATCCACGTAGCACACCGCAGCTTCGCGTTGCTGCTGCAGCAGGCGGCCAAGGCACTGCTGGATCGGTACGTTACCCGGCAGCAGTGTAAGCGGATTGGCGTGTCGGGCCTGCTGCAGCTTCTGTTCGGTGATCAGCCTGAGCACGTCGATGACCCGGCCCAGGCCCAGGTAGCTGCCGTTCTGGATGATGATGAAGTCTTCCTCGATGCGCTGGCGCGCGCGGCTGGTGAGCAGGCGACTGACCTTCTGCAGGGACTGCGTCAGTTCCACGGCGAGAAAGTCCTGGCTCATCAGGCGGCTGATGGGTTTGCGCGCGAACAGATCGGTGGCGAAGGGCTTGAGCAGCGCTTCGGACAGCGAGTGACGATGGACGATCCCGACCGGTTGGCGCTGCGTGTCCAGTACGGCCAGGGAGTTGAGGTTGGCCTGGGCGCGAAATACATCCAGCACTTCAGCGATGGCCGTGTGCTGATCGACCGCGGGCTGGTCGTTGAGCAGGGCGCTGAGGTCATGGCTGTCCTCACTGAGGCTGACCTGATTGCTCAGGACCTGGGGCAGCAGTTGCCGGGCATCGCGTGGCGGCTTTTCCTGCGGCCTGCTGAGCAGATAGCCCTGCACCAGATCGACACCCATCTCTGCCAGTACGGCCAGCTCTTCGGGCAGTTCGATACCTTCGGCGATCACTTGAGCGCGCGAGGCTTCGGCCATCTTCAGGATCGAGCCGACGAACTCACGCTTCACTGCATCTTGATGAATGCCATCGATGAAGTGGCGGTCGATCTTCACGTAGTCCGGGCGCAGCTCCGACCACAGGCGCAAGCTGGAGTAGCCTGCGCCTAGGTCATCCAGGGCGATGGAAAAACCCATGGCGCGGTAGTGGTGCAGGGCGTTGTCGAGCAGGGCGAAGTCTTCGGTGGGGGACTGCTCGGTGAGTTCGATCACCACCTGGCTCGGTGGAATACCGAAAGCCTGTAGCAATTTCAGGGTACGCCCTGGCTGATGGCTGGGGTCGAGCAGCGACTCCGGCGAGACGTTGAGAAACAGCTTGCCGTCCAGGCCCAGGGCGCTGAAGCCTCTGCAGGCGCTCTTGCGGCAAGCCATTTCCAGCTCGCTCAGGCGCCCTGCATGACGGGCGACGGCGAACAAGGTCAGTGGCGAATGCAGTGGGCTGTTGGAGGGGCCACGGGTCAGGGCCTCATAGCCGAGAATGCGCTGTTCGGACAGCGAGACGATAGGTTGGAACAGGCTGCTGAGGTCGCCGTGAGCGAGGATGTTGCCCAGCGCGCTCAACTGCTCGGTGACGGTCATGGTGTTCTCGATCTGCCGGAAACGAAAGGGCCGGTGTTTAACCGGCCCTTTATTTCACGACAGTTCGATGACGATTTGATGACGCTCGATGGGGCGCCTCAATGCAGCGCCAGCGAGGGGTTCAGGCCCAGGTAGTCGAGCAGGATGCGTCCGCTCTCTGCCAGGTAGGCATCGTCTTCCGGTGTGCTCTTTTCATCGGCGACTGGCAGTGCGTCTTCGTCTTCCTTGGCCAGTTCCTTGAGTGGCTCTTCGCCCTTGGCCAGGCGGCGGTTGTTTTCCAGTGCCAGTTGCTTGGCTTCGACTTCGGCCTGGCGCGCACGGCGGGCTTGCTCGTTGAGGCTGACGGTGGTTTCTGCCATCAGCTTCTTGGCCAGGGTAAGGCGGTCGCGAGTGAAGACGAAGTCCGGGTCTTTGGCCGTGCGCTGATCGTGACGAGCTTTCAGCTCGGTCAGGAAGGGCTTGATCGGGTCCAACTCGGGGGTGATCGCCGGGCGGATGCTGTCCCAGGGCAGCGCTGCGGGCAGCGCGCTTTCGCCGATGTCCTTGGTGTCCATGACGTCCGGGTACAGGATGTCGGGGATCACGCCCTGGTGCTGGGTGCTCTGGCCGGAAACGCGATAGAACTTGGCCAGGGTCAGTTTCAGTTCGCCATGGTTGAGCGGCTGAATGGTCTGCACGGTGCCCTTGCCGAAGGTCTGGCCGCCGAGAATCAGCGCGCGGTGATAATCCTGCATGGCGCCGGCGAAGATTTCCGAGGCTGAGGCGGACAGACGGTTGACCAATACAGCCAGCGGGCCGTTGTAGTAGATGCCCTTGTTCTCGTCGGCGAGCACGTCGACGCGGCCGTCGGCGTTGCGCACCAGCACGGTGGGGCCTTGTTCGATGAACAGGCTGGTCAGTTCGGTGGCTTCCTGCAGCGAGCCACCGCCGTTGTTGCGCAGGTCGATGACCACGCCGTCGACCTTCTCGGCCTGCAGCTCGTCGAGCAGACGTTTGACGTCACGGGTGGTGCTCTTGTAGTTCGGGTCGCCAGCGCGGAAGGCCTTGAAGTCGAGGTAGAAGGCCGGCAGTTCGATGACGCCGAGCTTGTAATCACGCCCCTCGTGCTTGAGCTCCAGAACCTTCTTCTTGGCAGCTTGCTCTTCCAGCTTGACCGCTTCGCGGGTGATGGTGACCACCTTGCTGGTCTGGTCGCTGGGCGGATTGCTGGCCGGGATCACTTCCAGGCGTACGGTGGAACCTTTCGGGCCGCGAATCAGCTTGACCACTTCGTCCAGGCGCCAGCCGATCACGTCGACCATTTCATCATTGCCCTGGGCGACGCCGACGATCTTGTCTGCCGGTGCGATCTGCTTGCTCTTTTCGGCCGGGCCGGCAGGCACCAGGCGCACCACCTTGACGTGCTCGTTGTCGCTTTGCAGGACGGCGCCGATGCCTTCGAGCGACAGGCTCATGTTGATGTCGAAGTTTTCCGCATTATCCGGCGACAGATAGGTGGTGTGCGGGTCGTAGGTGGTGGCGAAGGCGTTGATGTAGGCCTGGAACACGTCCTCGCCACGGGTCTGCTTGAGGCGCGCCAACTGGTTCTTGTAGCGCTTGGTCAGCAGTTCCTGGATGTCCTTGGTTTCCTTGCCGGCGATCTTCAGGCGCAGCACTTCGTCTTTGACACGCTTGCGCCACAGTTCATCGAGTTCAGCGCGGTCTTTGGCCCAGGGCGCTTTCTCGCGATCGACCTGCAACTGCTCGTCGATAGTGAAATCGATCTTGTCGACGCCCTTGCCCAGTTCCGCCAACGCATAGTTCAGGCGCTCTTCCGTGCGGGTCAGGTGGCGGCGAAAGATGGTGAAGCCGGGTTCGAGGTCGCCGCTTTTCAGCAGGTCATCGAAGCGGGTGCGCCACTGGTTGAATTCGGCGATGTCAGCGGCAGTGAAATAGCTGCGCGATGGATCGAGCAACTTCAGGTAGTTGTCATAGATCTGAATCGAGCGTTCGTCGTTCAGCGGCGGCTTGTTGTAGTGATGGCGGCGCAGCAGCTCCACTACGTTGAGGCTGGCGATCACCTGCTCGCGATCCGGCTGCAGATAGTCCCAACTGGTCGCTGCGGTGGTCTTGGCCGCCAGCGGCAGGGCACTGAAGCCGAGTACGAGGGCGAGGGCGGTGCTTGCAAGAGATCGCTTCATGCTGATTCGACGTAGTGGCAGTTGATAACGCATATTAGGCCGTATTTGAGGGCGCCAGGTTCCGTTGGCGCTAGGCGAAAGCCCGGCGGTCTGCGCTGGGCTCGGTTCACTTGCACTATGGAGGCAGCATGAAGGCATTGCAAGGCGTTGAAGGGCGTGCAGAGTGGCTGGAACAACCGGCGCAGACCTGTGACGCGGGGCAGATTCGGGTCAAGGTGGCTGCCGCTGGGCTCAACCGGGCTGACCTGTTGCAGCGCGCCGGGCTTTATCCGCCGCCGCCTGGTGCGAGCCAGGCGCTGGGCCTGGAGTGCGCCGGGGTAGTTGTTGAAGTCGGCGCCGGCAGCGCCTGGCAGGTGGGGGATCGCGTCTGCTGTCTGCTTGCCGGTGGTGGCATGGCCGAAGAGGTGGTGCTCGATGCTCGCCACGCCATGCCGGTGCCGGAAGGCTTGAGCCTGGTCGAGGCGGCTGTGGTGCCCGAGGTCTATGCCACCGCCTGGCTCAATCTGTTCCAGCTCGGGGCCCTGCGCCCCGGTGAGAAGGTCCTGCTGCATGCCGGCGCCAGCGGTGTCGGCTCGGCTGCTATCCAGCTGTGCAAGGCATTCGGCAGCCCTTGCTGGGTCAGCGTCGGCTCTGCCGAGCGGTTGGCCTACTGCGAAGCGCTCGGTGCCCAGGGCGGTGCCCTGCGCGGCGAAGACCTGCAAGCGCTGCGTGATTTCGGACCGTTCGATGTGATCCTCGATCCGGTTGGCGGGCAGTACGCGGCGCTCAACCTGGAATTGCTGGCCCGTGATGGTCGTTGGATCAATATTGGTTTGATGGGCGGACGCGAGGCCACCCTGGACCTGGCCCAGGTGCTGGGCAAGCGCGTTCAACTGATCGGCTCGACCCTGCGCAATCGCGACGACTCGTTCAAGGCCGACCTGTTGCATGATCTGCAGCAACAGGTCTGGCCGCTGTTTGCCGAGGGGCGGTTAAAGCCGCAACTCGAGCGCAGTTTTGCCCTCAAAGACAGTGAAGCGGCATTCGAGACACTCGCCGGTAATCAGGTTGCGGGTAAAATCGCGCTGCTTATCGATCCCGATCTTGTCTGAGCAGTAGCTCTAGCCCGCGCCTGGCGCGGGCTTGGCCAACGATTGGCTCATTCAATCAATATCATGGCCGTAATCAATAAGCTTTTTTTCGTTAGGTCGCTAAGATACGCCCTGTAAATTTCAAACCCTCACAGAAACCTCAGAAGGAGTCAGAGATGTCCCTCATCAACACTCAGGTACAACCGTTCAAAGTCAACGCTTTCCACGCTGGCGAGTTCATCGAAGTCACCGAGCAGTCCCTGAAGGGCAAGTGGTCCGTGCTGATCTTCATGCCGGCTGCCTTCACCTTCAACTGCCCGACCGAAATCGAAGACGCTGCCAACAACTACGCCGAGTTCCAGAAGGCCGGTGCCGAGGTCTACATCGTGACCACCGACACTCACTTCTCGCACAAGGTCTGGCACGAAACTTCGCCGGCTGTTGGCAAGGCTCAGTTCCCGCTGATCGGTGACCCGACCCACCAACTGACCAACGCTTTCGGCGTGCACATCCCGGAAGAAGGCCTGGCTCTGCGCGGCACCTTCGTGATCAACCCGGAAGGCGTGATCAAGACCGTTGAGATCCACTCCAACGAAATCGCTCGCGACGTTTCCGAGACCCTGCGCAAGCTGAAGGCTGCTCAGTACACCGCCGCTAACCCGGGTCAGGTTTGCCCGGCCAAGTGGAAAGAAGGCGAAGCCACTCTGGCTCCGTCGCTGGACCTGGTTGGCAAGATCTAAAAACGGCTTCAGAGCTGCTGCGCTCGGCTAGGCAGCGTTGTAATCAGACTCGGGCTTGTCATGTACTTCAGTACACTTCGCGCTCTCGCCAGATTACGCCTTGCTTAGCCGTCGCTCGCGACGCTCTGAAATCCGTTTTGCAATTGCTACCTGCGCTGTCAGGGCCATTACCGGCCCTTGTGGTGCCCGATGCCCGGGCGCGATCCGTCCGGGCATTTTATTGCCCGAATTTTCGTATTTGAGGAATTTCCGCCATGTTGGACGCCAATCTTAAAGCCCAGTTGAAGGCCTATCTGGAAAAGGTCACCCAGCCGTTCGAGATCGTCGCGTCCCTCGATGACGGCGCGAAATCTCAGGAGCTGCTGGGCCTGCTCCAGGACATCGTCGGCCTGACCGACAAGATCACCCTGAAGACCGACGGCAACGATGCCCGCCGTCCGTCCTTCGCCCTGAATCGTCCGGGTGAAGACACCGGCGTTGCCTTCGCCGGTATCCCCATGGGCCACGAGTTCACCTCGTTGGTGCTGGCACTGCTGCAGGTGGGCGGTCATCCATCGAAGCTGGACGCCGACACCATCGCGCAGATCAAGAGCATCGAAGGCAAGTTCGAGTTCGAGACCTATTTCTCGCTGTCCTGCCAGAACTGCCCGGACGTGGTCCAGGCGCTGAACCTGATGGCCGTGCTCAACCCCAATATCCGCAACGTCTCCATCGACGGTGCGCTGTTCCAGGAAGAAGTCGAGCGTCGCCAGATCATGGCTGTGCCGAGCATCTACCTGAACGGTGAGGTCTTCGCTTCCGGTCGCATGGAAGTGAAGGAAATCCTTGCCAAGATCGACACCGGCGCTGCCAACCGCGACGCAGAGAAGATGAGCGCCAAGGACGCCTTCGATGTACTGGTAGTCGGCGGTGGCCCGGCGGGTGCTGCGGCTGCCATCTACGCCGCGCGTAAAGGTATCCGTACCGCGATTGCCGCCGAGCGCTTCGGTGGTCAGGTGCTGGACACCATGGCCATCGAGAACTTCATCTCCGTCAAGGAAACCGAAGGCCCGAAACTGGTGCGCGCGCTGGAAGAACACGTCAAGGAATACGAAGTCGACGTGATGAACCTGCAGCGTGCTTCGGCTCTGGTACCGGCCAGCAGCGAAGGCGGTCTGCACGAAGTGAAGTTCGAGAACGGCGCGTCGCTCAAGGCCAAGACCGTGATCCTCTCCACCGGCGCACGCTGGCGCGAGATGGGTGTGCCCGGCGAGCAGGAATACAAGGCCAAGGGCGTGTGCTTCTGCCCGCACTGCGACGGCCCGCTGTTCAAGGGCAAGCGTGTGGCGGTGATCGGCGGCGGTAACTCCGGCGTCGAGGCAGCCATCGACCTGGCTGGCATCGTCGCCCACGTGACCCTGCTGGAGTTCGCCGATACCCTGCGTGCCGACGCCGTGCTGCAGAAGAAGCTCTACAGCCTGCCGAACGTGACCGTGATCAAGAGCGCGCAGACCACCGAGGTCAAGGGCGATGGTCAGAAGGTCAACGGTCTGGTGTACAAGGACCGCACCACCGAGGAGCTGCACACCGTCGAGCTGGAAGGCATCTTCGTGCAGATCGGCCTGCTGCCCAACAGCGACTGGCTCAAGGGCAGCGTCGAGCTCAACCGCTTCGGCGAGATCATCGTCGACAGCAAGGGTGCGACCAATATCCCCGGCGTGTTTGCCGCCGGCGACGTCACCACCGTGCCGTACAAGCAGATCGTCATCGCCATGGGCGAAGGCTCGAAGGCATCGCTGTCCGCCTTCGACCACCTGATCCGCCATAGCTGATCGGTTGCGGTAGAAATGAAAAGGCCACCCCTCGGGGTGGCCTTTGCGTTTAAAGGAATCCGTAGGAGCGAGCTCTGCTCGCGAACATCGCAATCCAAGCGATTCGCGAGCAGAGCTCGCTCCCACAGTTACGCCCCATCCCTGGGGCGACGCGCTTAGCGCTTCAGGCCGCCCAGGGTCAGCGGCATCTGGCGGTTCACATCCTTGTACAGCAGGTAGCGGAAGCGGCTCGGGCCGCCGGCGTAGCAGGCCTGCGGGCAGAAGGCGCGCAGCCACATGAAGTCGCCGGCCTCGACCTCGACCCAGTCCTGGTTCAGGCGGTACACCGCCTTGCCTTCCAGCACGTACAGGCCGTGCTCCATGACGTGGGTTTCGGCGAAGGGGATCACGCCGCCCGGCTCGAAGTTGACGATGTTGACGTGCATATCATGGCGCATGTCGCTGATCTCGACGAAGCGCGTGGTGCTCCAGCGGCCTTCGGTGCCCGGCATGACGATCGGCTCGATGTCCTGCTCGTTGGTGACGAAGGCTTCCGGGTACGGCACGCCTTCGACCGGTTGATAGGCCTTGCGCAGCCAGTGGAAGCGCACGGCTTGGCTGCTGTTGTTGCGCAGCGACCAATCGCTCTGCGGCGGGATGAAGGCGTAGCTGCCCGGACGCATGGCGTGCTGGGTGCCGTTGAGGGTCAGGCTGAACTCGCCTTCGACGACGAAGATCACGCCTTCGGCGGTGGCGTCGAGCTCAGGCTTGTTGCTGCCGCCGTTCGGGCCGACTTCGACGATGTACTGCGAGAAGGTTTCGGCGAAGCCGGTCAGCGGACGGGCGATGACCCACATGCGCATGTTGTCCCAGAACGGCAGGTGGCTGGTGACGATGTCACGCATCACGCCTTTGGGGATCACGGCATAGGCTTCGGTGAACATGGCGCGGTCGGTCAGCAGTTGATCCTGACCTGGGTGACCGCCATGCGGTGCGTAGTAGTAGGGCGATTTGCTCATCGAGAGGTTGCCTCGGCGGGTGAATGGCGCGGGGTTTGATCCCCGAGCGGAAAATTGGCTCCCATGCACTATAGGAATTCGCGGCTGGATTCGGAAATTAAATAGTAGAATGCCTGTCAGTGGCTTTTATGATGGGTGGCGACATGCTCGATCCGGTGCTGTTACGCAGTTTTCTCGCCGTGGTGCAGACCGGTGGTTTCACCCGCGCGGCTGCCAGTTTGCACCTGACCCAGTCCACCGTCAGCCAGCAAGTGCGGCGCCTGGAGGAGCAGCTTGGCGCCGAGCTGCTCGACCGCAGTGGCCGCTACGTGGTGACCACCACCGAGGGCGAACGCCTGCTGGGTTACGCCAACCGCATCGTCGCACTGATGGACGAAGCCATGCTGGCGCTGGGGCAAAGTGCGGTGGAGGGCGAGGTGCGCCTCGGCGTGCCGGACGATTTCGCCGCCAACAGCCTGATGCCTTATCTGGCCGATTTTGCCGATGCCCATCCGGGTATTCGCCTGGAGATCACCAGTGGTCTGAGTCATGACGTGTGGCGCGCGTACAATGCCGGTGAGCTGGACCTGGCACTGATCAAGCAGCGTGCCGGTAGCGCCAAGGGCCTGGCCAGTTGGGCCGAACCGCTGGCCTGGCTCGACAGCCGAGCGCGGCCGGTGCTGGCGCGCAACCCGGTGCCGCTGGCGGTGTTCCCGCCCAACGGCCTGTACCGCCTGGAGATGACCCACGCGCTGGATGCCATTGGCAAACCCTGGCGCATTGCCTATGTCAGCAGCAGTCTGCCCGGTGTCAGCGCCGCTGCCGAAGGCGGGCTGGGTCTGACCCTGCTGCCGCGCCGGTTGATCACTGCCGCACACCGCGAACTGGGTGAGGCCGAAGGTTTCGCCCCGGTGGCGCCGGTGGAAGTGGCCCTGCACGCACGCAACCAGTTGCCCGGTTACGCGCGGGAGCTGGCGGTGGCGTTGATCGAGGCTTGCGAAGGGATCATGAGCCCGTAACGGGGTAGGGTGCGCTGTGCGCACCTTGAAACAACGGGCCCTGATGGTTGACTGCACGTATCAGAGGACGCCGGTGCGCACGGCGCACTCTACGGCAGGATCAGCGCCAATTGAGAATCGGCCAGCCGGCCTGTTCGGCGTGGGCGCGCAGGGTCGGGTCGGGGTTGACCGCGTAGGGCTTGTCCACCAGTTGCAGCAGCGGCAAGTCATTGCGCGAGTCGGAATAGAAGCTGGCGCCGGCCAGGCTTTCGCTCTGCTCGGCGAGCCAGTTCTCCAGGCGGATCACCTTGCCCTCACGGTAGGTCAGTACGCCTTGGGTACGCCCGCTGTAGAAGCCGTGCTGCAGCTCCAGGTCGATGGCCAGCACCTCATCGATGCCGAAGCGCTCGGCGATGGCGCTGACCAGGAAGTGCGCCGAGGCGGAGATCACCAGCAGGCGATCGCCAGCGGCGCGGTGCGCGGCCAGGGTGCGGCTGGCGTCGCTGTAGAAGATCGGCTCGATCACGTCCTCGACGAAGGGCTCGACCACATGGGCGACCTCCTCGGGCGTGCGGCCGACCAGCGGCGACAGGGTGAACGCCATGTAGTCCTCCATGGCCAGGGTGCCGGCGGCGTACTGACGCATCAGCTCCTGCTCGTGGGCGAGGAAGGAGTCGCCGTCCGCCCAGCCGATCTTCACCATTTCCTGCGTCCACAGGCTGGCGCAGTCGCCGTGGATCAGGGTTTCGTCGAGATCGAAAATCGCCAGGGCCATCACGCCACCTCCCGGATCGCATCGGCGCCAATGGCCAGGCTGACGCTCTGGCCGTCGTGGTGCAGGTCGGCGGCGGAGCGGTTGAGCACATCCACCAGCAGCTCCACGCCACGGGCCTCGACCCGGTAGCGCACGACGTTACCCAGTAGGCTGTGGCTGACAATGGTGCCCTCGATACCTGGGCCGCCAATCTGGATGGCCTCAGGGCGAATCGCCACGCGGCTGTTCACCGGGCGCAGCAGCAGGCGGCTGGCGGCATCGGCGTCGAGCAGGTTGTAGTTGCCGATGAACCCGGCGGCGAAGGCATCGGCTGGCGCGGTGTAGAGGGTTTCGGCATCGCCGCTCTGGACGATCTGGCCGCCGTTCATCAACACGATTCGGTCGGACAAGACCAGCGCCTCTTCCTGGTCGTGGGTGACGAAGATGGTGGTCAGGCCCAGCTCGCGCTGGATGGCGCGGATCTGCTCGCGCAGGTGTTTGCGGATGCGCGCATCCAGCGCCGACAACGGCTCATCGAGCAGCAGCAGGCGCGGGCGGGTGACCAGCGAACGGGCCAGGGCCACGCGCTGGCACTGGCCGCCGGAGAGCTGCTGCGGGTAGCGCCCGGCGTAGTCGCTGAGCTCCACCAGCTCCAGCACCTCGGCCACGCGCTGGTTGGCCTCGGCGGCGGGAACCTTCTGCATGCGCAGGCCGAAGGCGACGTTCTGCGCCGCGGTCATGTTGGGGAACAGCGCATAGCTCTGGAACACCATGCCGATGCCGCGCTTTTGCGGCGCAACGGGTACCAGGTCCTCGCCGCCCAGCAGGATCTGTCCGCCGTCGACTGCGGTCAGGCCGGCGATGCAGCGCAGCAGGGTGGACTTGCCGCAGCCGGAGGGGCCGAGCAGGGTGATGAACTGGCCCTGACCGATCTCGA
This region includes:
- a CDS encoding YkvA family protein yields the protein MKTPWKLTRYLPLAARFLREGRLPELLRALADKRTPQGQRFAALKEDLQLLRALSLAWFKGEYRQISSQALLMVVAALLYFITPFDAIPDWLVGVGFVDDLAVLAWIMRTWHGELEAFRAWRDRQSPERLALIEHLPAAERVDPLHS
- a CDS encoding bifunctional diguanylate cyclase/phosphodiesterase is translated as MTVTEQLSALGNILAHGDLSSLFQPIVSLSEQRILGYEALTRGPSNSPLHSPLTLFAVARHAGRLSELEMACRKSACRGFSALGLDGKLFLNVSPESLLDPSHQPGRTLKLLQAFGIPPSQVVIELTEQSPTEDFALLDNALHHYRAMGFSIALDDLGAGYSSLRLWSELRPDYVKIDRHFIDGIHQDAVKREFVGSILKMAEASRAQVIAEGIELPEELAVLAEMGVDLVQGYLLSRPQEKPPRDARQLLPQVLSNQVSLSEDSHDLSALLNDQPAVDQHTAIAEVLDVFRAQANLNSLAVLDTQRQPVGIVHRHSLSEALLKPFATDLFARKPISRLMSQDFLAVELTQSLQKVSRLLTSRARQRIEEDFIIIQNGSYLGLGRVIDVLRLITEQKLQQARHANPLTLLPGNVPIQQCLGRLLQQQREAAVCYVDLDSFKPFNDLYGYAKGDEVLLCLAQCLNDRVDPARDFVGHIGGDDFMLVLGSPDWREKLGKLIEDFQNQCRRFYRDEHLQAGCFIAHNRHGQRQEYALLSLSIGVVHVKAQDCAQLDASRLAELASEAKRQAKAVPGYSLHILQGSTA
- a CDS encoding carboxy terminal-processing peptidase; the encoded protein is MKRSLASTALALVLGFSALPLAAKTTAATSWDYLQPDREQVIASLNVVELLRRHHYNKPPLNDERSIQIYDNYLKLLDPSRSYFTAADIAEFNQWRTRFDDLLKSGDLEPGFTIFRRHLTRTEERLNYALAELGKGVDKIDFTIDEQLQVDREKAPWAKDRAELDELWRKRVKDEVLRLKIAGKETKDIQELLTKRYKNQLARLKQTRGEDVFQAYINAFATTYDPHTTYLSPDNAENFDINMSLSLEGIGAVLQSDNEHVKVVRLVPAGPAEKSKQIAPADKIVGVAQGNDEMVDVIGWRLDEVVKLIRGPKGSTVRLEVIPASNPPSDQTSKVVTITREAVKLEEQAAKKKVLELKHEGRDYKLGVIELPAFYLDFKAFRAGDPNYKSTTRDVKRLLDELQAEKVDGVVIDLRNNGGGSLQEATELTSLFIEQGPTVLVRNADGRVDVLADENKGIYYNGPLAVLVNRLSASASEIFAGAMQDYHRALILGGQTFGKGTVQTIQPLNHGELKLTLAKFYRVSGQSTQHQGVIPDILYPDVMDTKDIGESALPAALPWDSIRPAITPELDPIKPFLTELKARHDQRTAKDPDFVFTRDRLTLAKKLMAETTVSLNEQARRARQAEVEAKQLALENNRRLAKGEEPLKELAKEDEDALPVADEKSTPEDDAYLAESGRILLDYLGLNPSLALH
- a CDS encoding sel1 repeat family protein translates to MSRLLWQVRARLGYWLARRLFHWPAALRQPRVWQWMQGQYGRMANLGDRSAQSFYGHILLFRGQGLGAREEGLRLLRLAANGGDGKAAYQLGVQALQGDTRQAPDASQAVGWWEMALAAGHPLAASRLSQLYRDGAPGLEADLQVAERYAAMADEATRSGR
- the ahpC gene encoding alkyl hydroperoxide reductase subunit C, which encodes MSLINTQVQPFKVNAFHAGEFIEVTEQSLKGKWSVLIFMPAAFTFNCPTEIEDAANNYAEFQKAGAEVYIVTTDTHFSHKVWHETSPAVGKAQFPLIGDPTHQLTNAFGVHIPEEGLALRGTFVINPEGVIKTVEIHSNEIARDVSETLRKLKAAQYTAANPGQVCPAKWKEGEATLAPSLDLVGKI
- a CDS encoding helix-turn-helix transcriptional regulator → MSVQIIARDGEPEYAVLPWADYQALLQAAGRQDVAAAVAPSPTPTANRAPLAQLQTLREAKGLSPEALARSVGISPHYLAMIESGERQPDAAILRSLAWELGLEGWS
- a CDS encoding NAD(P)H-quinone oxidoreductase, with the protein product MKALQGVEGRAEWLEQPAQTCDAGQIRVKVAAAGLNRADLLQRAGLYPPPPGASQALGLECAGVVVEVGAGSAWQVGDRVCCLLAGGGMAEEVVLDARHAMPVPEGLSLVEAAVVPEVYATAWLNLFQLGALRPGEKVLLHAGASGVGSAAIQLCKAFGSPCWVSVGSAERLAYCEALGAQGGALRGEDLQALRDFGPFDVILDPVGGQYAALNLELLARDGRWINIGLMGGREATLDLAQVLGKRVQLIGSTLRNRDDSFKADLLHDLQQQVWPLFAEGRLKPQLERSFALKDSEAAFETLAGNQVAGKIALLIDPDLV